The following are encoded together in the Terriglobia bacterium genome:
- a CDS encoding type II secretion system GspH family protein encodes MRTKSTPRQAGFSLIELMIVALLLSIVVGAIFSQIERAQVRYRVESQKLDLTQQERDFIDQFARDLHQEGYPSPRLFANRYDLSSSLTAVGIWYISQTDLAMEGDVDNDGVVEVIRYHYDDGSTWAGKGANPCPCLRRSSTPKADGAWPWAQPAPVYYTQVQNVIPIAGQPFFQAYAADGSVIDTTVPLVLSSAAQTDPTFQQLLNIKAVRITFTTQGASNDTDLHKSIQVTMTGMARLPNN; translated from the coding sequence ATGAGGACCAAATCAACACCCAGGCAGGCCGGTTTCTCGCTGATCGAACTTATGATTGTCGCTCTGCTGCTTTCGATCGTGGTGGGAGCAATCTTCAGCCAGATTGAAAGGGCCCAGGTCCGTTACCGCGTGGAGTCGCAGAAACTGGACCTGACCCAGCAAGAACGCGATTTCATTGACCAGTTCGCACGCGACCTGCATCAGGAAGGCTATCCTTCTCCCCGGTTGTTCGCCAACCGGTATGACCTCAGCTCCAGCCTCACGGCGGTGGGGATATGGTACATCTCACAAACCGACCTGGCGATGGAAGGCGACGTGGACAACGACGGCGTGGTGGAGGTCATCCGCTACCACTATGACGACGGCAGCACCTGGGCGGGAAAGGGCGCGAATCCCTGTCCGTGCCTGCGGCGGAGTTCCACTCCTAAAGCCGACGGCGCCTGGCCGTGGGCCCAGCCGGCTCCGGTGTACTACACGCAAGTGCAGAACGTGATCCCCATTGCGGGCCAGCCCTTTTTCCAGGCGTACGCGGCGGATGGCAGCGTGATTGACACCACTGTTCCCCTGGTACTGTCATCGGCAGCCCAGACCGATCCAACCTTTCAGCAGCTGCTCAATATCAAGGCAGTGCGCATCACATTCACCACCCAGGGCGCCTCCAACGACACGGACTTGCACAAGTCCATCCAGGTGACCATGACCGGCATGGCCCGTTTACCGAACAATTAG
- a CDS encoding prepilin-type N-terminal cleavage/methylation domain-containing protein — MNTRIRNRKGARGFSLVELTVAMMVLVVGVLGGMVMVIMGMTRNNSNRVDTTATNIAQSVIEEVAGAPTNTNPVLVVTDCVQTNPATSTLKINTAPGGATLKSNGDVDFSANTAASLNAANYQMNYTVCGNNGLITVYDVRWSVKAVGAGGWGKLVTVSARQPFVATNTGIIFIPPVTLRTVVSM; from the coding sequence GTGAATACGAGAATACGAAATCGAAAAGGCGCCCGGGGATTCAGCCTGGTGGAATTGACGGTAGCCATGATGGTCCTCGTGGTTGGAGTGCTGGGCGGGATGGTCATGGTCATTATGGGAATGACCAGGAACAACAGCAACCGCGTGGACACTACCGCCACCAACATTGCGCAATCGGTCATAGAAGAAGTCGCCGGAGCGCCTACCAACACCAATCCGGTCCTGGTGGTCACCGACTGCGTCCAGACCAACCCGGCAACCAGTACGCTGAAAATCAATACGGCGCCGGGCGGAGCGACCTTAAAGAGCAACGGGGACGTGGATTTCAGCGCGAATACCGCGGCCTCACTCAACGCTGCGAACTACCAGATGAACTACACGGTGTGTGGAAACAACGGGCTGATCACGGTGTATGACGTGCGCTGGAGCGTCAAAGCCGTGGGCGCCGGGGGATGGGGGAAGCTGGTCACGGTTTCAGCCCGCCAGCCGTTTGTGGCAACCAACACGGGAATCATCTTTATTCCGCCGGTAACGCTGCGGACTGTAGTGAGCATGTGA
- a CDS encoding radical SAM protein, producing the protein MHKPVKYAEKVLTVAAKGVWAVFERANRIKPAPAFTPNWSDKPMLKSWEKSKPPLGWPRSTDSLCPKCVPEIRQQIVDGKLPHEILLNEKVGEIKATIIERDGQILMVKDCPLHGHFEDVMAIDTEFFKHLEDVFPGRDIAAHNDEKLHHHGTSTVKHGRGSVLTIDLTNRCNMMCDPCFMDANQVGFVHELTWDEIKTMLDNAISIKPRRQMSVQFSGGEPTLSPYFLDAVRYARQVGYNSVQAATNGIEFAKSPEFARQAAEAGLRYAYLQFDGIGNAANSHRQVGNLFDVKLRAIHNLHENGVDIVPVTTIINGINNEQVGRIIQFALDNPKTISFLSFQPVSFTGRDEEITDDRRQAQRYTLSHLAHDVKNQTGLGVPARDWFPISFMSTFSDWADLIHGPTSDWGQLSCGCHPNCGVGMAVMIDKETKEAVPVTAFLNGDRIAKDVAKVTDAGRGRFLSVVGMALALARNYDPFQAPKHFKLIDLLRKFDKTFGATKKADEKYGKVDGDRTIEDIKKRRQDRWNFLFIAGMWFQDLYNYDFRRTEQCIIPYATQEGEISFCAYNTGVGWRNIIEKMHMTSTLTKWYDEHGRHEIFAGGKAVGLAEGSHKLRLNEDHVHAGRNTTLDELGIAKTAREEKLRARDEKIKKSADDARMEALYREHILKEPKPQGGFVPLGAITSNGNGAKAEAAKKKEEVFGD; encoded by the coding sequence ATGCACAAACCCGTCAAATATGCTGAGAAGGTATTGACAGTCGCGGCCAAGGGCGTGTGGGCCGTGTTCGAGCGCGCCAATCGGATCAAGCCGGCCCCGGCGTTTACGCCGAACTGGTCAGACAAGCCGATGTTGAAGTCGTGGGAGAAGAGCAAGCCTCCGCTAGGCTGGCCGCGCTCCACGGATTCGCTGTGCCCGAAGTGCGTACCGGAAATCCGCCAGCAGATTGTGGACGGCAAGCTGCCGCATGAAATCCTGCTCAACGAGAAGGTCGGCGAGATCAAAGCCACCATCATTGAGCGCGACGGCCAGATCCTGATGGTGAAGGACTGCCCGCTGCACGGCCACTTTGAAGACGTGATGGCCATTGACACCGAATTCTTCAAGCATCTCGAAGACGTTTTCCCCGGCCGCGACATCGCCGCGCACAATGACGAGAAGCTGCACCATCACGGCACCAGCACGGTGAAGCACGGCCGCGGTTCAGTGCTGACGATTGACCTGACCAACCGCTGCAACATGATGTGCGACCCCTGCTTCATGGACGCGAACCAAGTCGGCTTTGTGCATGAGCTGACCTGGGACGAAATCAAGACCATGCTGGACAACGCCATCTCCATCAAGCCCCGGCGCCAGATGTCGGTACAGTTCTCCGGCGGTGAACCCACGCTTTCGCCGTACTTCCTGGACGCGGTGCGCTACGCCCGCCAGGTTGGCTACAACTCCGTGCAGGCGGCCACCAACGGAATTGAATTTGCAAAATCGCCGGAATTTGCGCGCCAGGCGGCGGAAGCCGGCCTGCGCTATGCCTACCTGCAGTTTGACGGCATCGGCAACGCGGCCAATTCGCATCGCCAGGTGGGCAACCTGTTTGACGTGAAGCTGCGCGCCATCCACAATCTGCACGAAAACGGCGTGGACATTGTGCCCGTCACCACCATCATCAACGGCATCAACAACGAGCAGGTGGGGCGGATTATCCAGTTTGCTCTGGACAATCCCAAGACCATCAGCTTCCTCAGCTTCCAGCCGGTCTCCTTTACCGGCCGCGACGAAGAGATCACCGACGACCGCCGCCAGGCGCAGCGTTACACGCTGAGCCATCTGGCGCACGACGTGAAAAACCAGACCGGCCTGGGCGTGCCGGCGCGCGACTGGTTCCCGATCTCATTCATGTCCACGTTCTCTGACTGGGCTGACCTGATCCATGGTCCCACGTCAGACTGGGGACAACTGAGCTGCGGCTGCCACCCGAACTGCGGCGTAGGCATGGCGGTGATGATTGACAAGGAAACCAAAGAAGCCGTGCCGGTCACGGCGTTCCTGAATGGCGACCGCATCGCCAAAGACGTTGCCAAAGTCACGGACGCAGGGCGCGGAAGGTTCCTGTCCGTCGTCGGCATGGCGCTGGCGCTGGCGCGCAATTACGATCCGTTCCAGGCGCCCAAGCACTTCAAGCTGATTGACCTGCTGCGCAAGTTCGACAAAACGTTTGGCGCCACCAAGAAAGCCGACGAGAAATACGGCAAAGTAGACGGCGACCGCACCATTGAAGACATCAAGAAGCGCCGCCAGGACCGCTGGAACTTCCTGTTCATCGCGGGCATGTGGTTCCAGGACCTTTACAACTACGACTTCCGCCGCACCGAGCAGTGCATCATCCCGTACGCCACGCAGGAAGGCGAGATCAGCTTCTGCGCTTACAACACGGGCGTGGGCTGGCGCAACATCATCGAGAAGATGCACATGACGTCCACGCTGACCAAGTGGTATGACGAGCACGGGCGGCATGAAATCTTTGCCGGCGGCAAGGCCGTGGGCCTGGCTGAAGGGTCGCACAAACTCCGCTTGAATGAAGATCACGTGCATGCCGGACGCAACACCACGCTGGACGAACTGGGCATCGCCAAGACCGCCCGCGAAGAAAAGCTCCGCGCGCGCGACGAAAAGATCAAGAAATCCGCCGATGATGCCCGCATGGAAGCGCTCTATCGCGAGCACATTCTCAAAGAGCCCAAGCCGCAAGGCGGGTTCGTTCCGCTGGGCGCCATCACTTCGAACGGAAACGGCGCGAAGGCGGAAGCCGCCAAGAAGAAGGAAGAAGTGTTCGGCGACTAA